The genomic segment gaagacgatagtggggagcttgtggcctgtccATCTTTCtgaaatggcattttttcatccGCTCCTGATtgacattgatttgaataaataaacactcagaaattcagttttattcctAGTTATCCTTAGCTTTGTATAAATTCCTTCCCTATTACCTAATTACTAAAAAtctatatagtgtgggactatccaGTGCcctgtattttaaaagcactCAGACACcccattttttaaacagcaaaaatgacatcacagatttACCAAAGTAAAATCTAATAAGTTCAAGCTAAATTACAGAGAATATTTATGAATACATTACGTTATGAAGATGAAAATatggatggtttataaaaaaaatacatttttatcacaaaaattgttcaaacgcaatgcattgtggtataTATTTGCCAGTCTAGAGAGCATTAATGAACTctagtttttttctcagagactactgggaaatttccagtacTCTGGATTTTTTCATTGTAGATTCcaacagctctacaaaatggtaaacacactatatagtgagtaatgaaggaattcagacataacctTTATATATGACCTCCATCATTGAAAAAACAccgcaagaacatgttaaaaacacaatttttgattggagtgggtctttaagttttcacattaaaacCTGTGTGTCACATTCTCCACACAAGGATGGAAAATTCTAGTTTAAATTTAATCCTAAAACATGAATGATCTCTAGACCAGCAGTTTGAAATGAGCTATTTGTTGCACAGAGAAGAATGAAGTGTTTGTTACATCACTGAGCTGATTCAGATTGGATCGTCAGGGGTCATGGAACGATCAAGACAGGAAGTAGACACATGCAAAGATAGAGCCAAAACGCCATGTCACTCTATGATTTTATCCACTGCTGTATGACATaacaagcaaaaaagaaaatctctgtTTTCAGGACATGGACAAACACTTTTATAAGAATGGCCATGGAGCACCTCCGGCTCTCCCAATTAAAACCCCAAAAAGCAAGCCTGATATTCAAACAGTCGCCACGGTAAATACTGCCAGTCCTAACGATGATTGTGAAGGGCTACAAACTGTTCAATAAacgtattattttttttatcagattgaCCAGCCACTTTCCAGCATGAACATGTGTAAGTAAATTGTGAATGATTCCTCTCATTTCATTATTTGCACTCTTGAAGTTTAACCTGGAGTCTATTGACTTGCAGCTTGGAAAGATTGCTACAATGACCTTAAGGACAAAGGGGCAAGTGAGAAAAGGTGAGTTGGTTATGTTACATTATTATTCTGTACAGGTTTTAGAGATACAATgataattttaaacaaatttatctGTAGCTGATTCAGTTTTAAGAATTTTTCAACAGTTTAAATCcccaaaattttactttattcattTGAAGTTGAATGTTTTGACTCTCTCATCTTGACTAAACTTTAAATCAAGTTTCTGGGATACTCACAAATAACTCAGTGAAGGatgtacaatttaaaacactccaccacaaaatggtgttttaaacatattcttgtggaatttttctcatgattgaggacatatataaagtaaattaagcttaaaatcagATTTCTGAATATcttttctattaaaattgttgtgaatcagaagcaggtaaaaaaatgctgttggcaAAAGCCTGTAGCAGGGACACAGGTGCTAAAATTGGTGGGTCAGGCAAgccccctgctctgctccattctgatgtatctaatTACATCAGAAGAGCTGTATAAAGAcacattgatttgatttggtttgaatTGATTCAATCTGATCCGAGTtgtcttgatttgatttgttttaatttgattcgATTACATCTAATTTGAtctgatttggtttgatttaattggatttgAAGAAATCAtctcctagaaaactacacaagtttttttaaattgttattttagcttaaaacaaagcataattattattaaaatacctctgggaacacttttacaatagattaaaatatgattggagtgtgtctttgaaatgttctcttcAGGCAGAACAATACAAACTTGTGTGTGTGACCTGTATCAATGATTTCAGAATCATTGAAACCCTTGCTGAATATCTGTATGAGGAAGTCCAGAAGTATAACAGCCTGATGACTGAGGATGGTAAAAGTCTCAGGGAAGCCATCGATGATTTGCGCTCCATTGCCGCGAACTTAAATAAGGTAGAAAACATGAAACCATGAAAATCCAGATTATGTACAGAAAAATTtggagaaaattattttttctttctaggTTTCTAAAGGGACAAAGATTGCTGGCATCACAGGAGGAGCTACAACAGCGTTAGGAGGcgtggctgcagctgctggggTGATTCTGTCTCCCTTCACCATGGGATCCTCACTGGCTCTCACTGCAATCGGAGTGGGCGTGGCTACAGCGGGCGGGGTCACTGGAGCATCAGCAGCCATAACAAACAAGGTGATACAACGGGATCAGATATGGTGCAATTTAGATCAGTGTTTTTCATAAAACACTACAACAGTAGGGATTTATTTGATTCCACATCAGCCCAATGAGGCCAGATTGTTTTTgtacaatcaatcaatcaatcaagatactttattaatcccctggggggaaattaattgtttttcagtacaaccaagaacaagacaaacagagagaagtaaacagacagttcaaggttcactgcgGAAGCGTCCACTGAGCGGCGCCCCTTATTAGCTTGGGAGAAGAAGGCCacgagggggagggggagggggggtttaATGGGTGGCAAAAAAAGGTCATATCTCAACACTGTGTACAATGTTtagatacaagcaaaaaaatacaccataacAAAGAAGCACAATACATTCGAAGACACAATACATGAGGTTTGGTGGGTGGGATGGGCGGAGGGGGGGGGACACCTTTGCAATAGTCCTTTAGCTGCTTCCAGGAGCACACATCCAGACTACGCTTGGGAGGGGAGGGAGATTGCAGGAATGCCGAGGTCAAGGAGGGATGAGCAGCAGTTATCGTCTCCACACACAGCTGTAGCAATAGCCTATAAATGAGAAATTACTATATTAAGGTTTTAATTCCCATGTTGACCAATCAACAATGCATCGAAATGGATGATGAGGAAGAAACTTCCAGCAGAAATAGACTCAGTGACCATCACACAACATGTGTTGATGTAAAGTAACAGATTAGAAAGTCGAACATCTGTCATAAGACAAAAggaatacagacaaaaaaagaaaaaagtcagattttcttTATTGGTAACTCTGACTGTTTTTGCAGGCAAATTTTTCCAGTGACAAGAAGAAAATTCAGCAGACCCTGCAAGACTTTGAGGATCACCATGAGAAAATTCGCTCCTGCCTGGAGTTCATCATCGAGGGCATAGATCAGCTGAAGCTGCACGGTGTGTCCACTCTGAGCCAAACCAAGACCAGGTCAGAGAAAGCGACGAAGATGCTGAAGATGGTTACCGGAGACATGAGTGCCATGGCTGGAGGCAAATGCACCAAAGTTTCCGGGACCATTCAAGGGTTTGCCCTTGGGATGGATTTATACTTCACCAAAGGGAAAGACGggcaaaagctgaaaaaagaccTCAAGTCAAAGTttgctaaaaatattgaaaagctCGCAGAGGATCTTGAGGAAGGCTTCAAAGAGCTCTccgacatttttgttttgtttggtaaGCATTATTAAGCCGCTCATGTGATTCGTAATTtgtttattgttgcttttttaagtacatatttttgcatttacctTTGGTACATTTTATGTGGGACATGTTGGTTTGAATTGCTGGTAAAtttacacaaacattaaaaatgtcagaataaaacaaaaaaatttataaTAGATTacattttgtaacttttgtatctgttttttccattgtcaaaattaaaataaagatatttaaaaaataaaagtttggagAATCATCATTATAAAAGAAGCAACCCACACAGATGTCATTGGTTGAGACATGCagatattttttgaaaaatgttgccTCTAGGATAAAATTTTTATTCTCTTatcgtttttctttttgactctATTGATAGCACTATGACAGCAAAAGACTCATTTAAATGAAGAGGGATCTTGTGTTAAGTCACGAACACCAGTTAAAATATGTTTCCTGCTTGACTGGAAAAACGGGgtttgagagaaaataaaaaaacatcttgatcTGCGTGGAACTCTGGTCCCCACGTGATAACCTGTCCAGATAAAACTCCAGGTTACATCACTGTTTTGTGAATTCTCTGATAAATGAAATGTGCAAACAGGAGAACACTTCTACTCTCACAACACTCCTcatattaattgatttttacaatttaagtttaaaatgaatcctacttttaaaaaaagcagcccaaatgaagtttatttgctacactcaaaaaacaaaaattcagcttaaagttTATCAGTTTCTTCAAACCATCATGCTTCAGGGgaaatggaacatttaaacaaGAAATTCAACAAATGTTAAGATAAAGTAAAGGCTTTAAGTCAGTGATTGACTTTATCTGATGCTGGTTGACAGTAAAAAGCACAATCTCTCTTCACATCCAAGCAAGCTACCAAAAATCACTCTTGATGACAACACActtctttatatatatactgtttcttcagaaaaatgcataattttattttggaggggttttaaaatgagaatgaatgtttatttcttgctAAAAACCCTGTAATGAGTTTTCATCTTTGTTGCTGAGCAACAGAAATATCTCTGCAATGACCTCCAAAACAAGAAGGCATCAGTCAGAGGCATCCCCACCGGACCAGCAGCCATCCTAAACAAGAGACAGACGGAGATCAGATATGCTGCGATCAGTATCATTAACATTTTCTGGAGTTTTCtcccttttcagtttttttgtgtttatacaCAATACTATAATAAGGTTGACTGccatatttttgtgtgtgtgtgatctATGTTAGGGACTAACAAACCtacaaacaaatgtttccaaTGATAGGAAAATAATCAAGCAGAATGTATCTATATGTATGAATCTGATCTTCATCAATGAGGGCATTATTTGACCAGCGGAGGCTGCATACTCTCCATtgtccaaaacacaaaaagacaccCTCAAGGAAGGCAACAAAGGTTCTGGGGCCGGTTCAAGGGGAGATGAGTGTCATAGCTGCAAGGAGAAACACTTCTTTGACTGAAGcaattctttaaaaagtataaaataaaaaataaaaaaaaataaaaaaaataaaaaaataggcaaagacttaaaaataaaaaagctccaGGTCCAAGTTTACAAAGACAATCTGCATTCTTCCAGAGGACCAAAGACATTGATCTTGAAAAAGGTCATATTTTGCTCTTTCAGCATTTGTTTTCAGATATTGTGCACTTAAGGGTGATATGCTGATTTTTATATCCAAATACTGGTAGTTTCTTTCATGCTTATTCCTAATTGATGCAAAACCACTTGACATAAAATGTGATTGTTTTAATGCGTTTTACGAAAACCAACATTTCACTGCAGAGTATGATTAACCActtattatgttttgtttttcaaagtgttgTTTTATTCGAGTTAATTTGATTCGATGctccactttttaaaactgcatgtGGATGGTGGGAAAATACGTTATTAGCGGCAggtaaccactagagggcacccTAAACACGTTCATCTGGTCACGAGTGTGCACTGTCGGGAGACTTTTCCATGGCGTACCAGACTTCGCCTAAAATAGGAGAGTGTCAGTGACCTCTTAACCCTACTTAAGAAAAAAACGAATATGTCTAACCATTGATAAATAAATCTTCAaccatatttaaaatattttccataaaaTCTGTATCAATTTAGGACACATGAAATACTGGTTGGTGTTTTTTCGCCAAACCATCTGGTTTCTTGATGGATAATAGCAAACACAAGacgattttatttttgtatttgggAAAAGTAAATCACAATCATACAGCATACACCTTACTGTGGTCTTGTTATAGTCACTGAGTGTAAAGTCCGCCAATGACTCATTGTTTACAAGCTATGTTTGACCTACATTTAACATGAGGAATGTACACATTAAGTTTAGTTCCGCTGAATTCTGGGGCGGAGATGTTCCATCCACAAGGATACGTTTGTAAAATATACCAGTACACCCTGACAAACAATGTCGGAGCCAGAAACTCATTGTGAAAAAGTAGCACCGCCCACTCGCGCCATAGATTCTAACTGAACAAGCGCTATGTGTGGCGGATGAATACCTTTCAGTAGTACTGCGACTCTTTATACCCTCGTGTTATCGTCTCCACCCGTTCTTCTTCACCAACAGGATTGTACGAGTGTTTGACCAACTGGGAGCTGTAATCGCACCAACATGGCAGTGTGAAAGCGCGGCAGCAATCTTTGCAGCGGCAACAACCCGGCAGTGCAACGGCTTATTGCACTGGCTATTTCTGGCAAAATGGcgtaagttttttttccttgacagATAAAATATAGGACTCTATTTTTTTGACAACTTACTAAAATGCCAGTTTTACTAGCTGTTTAAGAGTTAAGCAAAAGACTAGTCTGGACATAAAGTTAATTTGATTACAATATTAAAAAGCATGCGTAGAACCGGTTACTTCCCGGTGGAACTATTTGTCAGCTGTTGGAAGTTCTTTTCGCCATATGCGAGTGATGTGTCAAGCCTGGATAGGTCACATTTACTAATTTAACGAGGGCTTTACACTTTCTCACGAattcaaaatattgtttattaatttaaagtcaGATGTAGAGCTTAAACTTATTAAACATTGTCAACGTGGCAAGTTCAAAATGGCGTTGACTGCCGTCTACGCCTGTCCTAAGCGTTTCGTGCGGATGGCTTTGTTGTGAAAATGGCGGTAGTCCTCCCACTTCTCGGCGGTAACTCCCGGCGATGGGCGGGGCTACCGGTCAGAAGATGACCAAATTAGGAAATGTTGTCCGCTGGGGGCGGGACAAGGTGTCTCTTCAGCAAAGCAGAGGAACACAGAACATCATggcataaatgaaaaaatatttactacTACAAATACAATTgttcttggtttaaaaaaaagagtttttttttgtaactttaaaaagtgacacGTCTGTTTTTATGGCTGCCATTAGTCAAAAACTCTTTGTAGGAAGTGAATGTAGGAGGGCTTGGTCGCTGAGTCATGCTTGTTGTAAATCATTTGTACGACATTTATACAGATTCATTGTTCTTTAAACACTTGATGCTTATTAACTTAAAGATAATCTCACAGGTTTTCCTGATTCAAAGATCCTcattaaaatgtccttttcatCGTTTTGTCTGGCAGGTCTCTCTCGGCAACCACCCTCAGCATTGCTGCCGTCGACAGCAGGACCGAACCTCTCGACTTGTCCACCCTGACAGATTTCCCTTCGTATTTGCTTTCACCAATATCACTGACCACCAATGGCCATGACACTCTCCCAGCTGGCTTTGGAGGACGTGGAGGCCCTGTGCTTAGGTTGGTGTTGGAACTATGAATTCTTCAGTGGCAGTGCTGTGTGTCGTACTCAAATGCACATTCCAtcaaccactttcaatgaatgGATCATTTTCTGATCCGTAATCCGTGCAGATCAGTTGCCACAATTCGGAACAAACTtgcactttcaatgaaaagtcttatGTACACcagggtgtaagaaaatatcgattcagtgaaatatcatgatacttgtatcaattttaAATACTGCCAAGGtgatatttaattgttatttaaaaGCAAGCGGGtagttcagttttgttttccacttaaatgttTCTTCAATTACCagaagaaaagcaccatgaatatTCTTGGGTGAAACCATCTTGTTTATGAGTCACAGTTGCAGCACttaaatgttctgatcattagatacaaaatattttacttttgtgaaaaatataacaatattcagataattattaatacataattaaaaaatagggAAAAGTTTTCTGGcactgtcttgggatatatcgggatatgtatcgtgtCTTGccaataatgataataataatggattggatttatctgcgcttttccagacgctcaaagcgcttacattgtatatccattattcattcacacctcattcatacttggtgatggtaagctacaattgtagccacagctgccctggggcaggctgacagaggcgtggctgccagtacgcgcctacggcccctctgaccatcaccggaacattcatacgcattcacacaccagtggagccacactggaggcaaggagggttaagtgtcttgcccagggacacaacgacacttgactggcgggagccggaatcgaaccgcctatccttcgatcattagccgacccgctctaccacctgagccaatACCCACCCATAATGTACACATGCttgtatgtttgtttattttttgcacatttagggCTTTTGCGTTCCAAACTCTCTCAATCATGAATTGttatgcaagtttctacaaccgtttTTGGGCTATACATACAAACCATGTTGTCACTGAATGAGCACTTAAAGTTAAAGCAAGTAAACTTTGACAAATCAGTGACTCGGATTTTATCAAATTGATCACGGAGGATCAATTGATAATCGCTGTTTGTGCCCGGTTGGAATTATGACCCAAAGTTTTTCATATATCGAAATGCGAAACATATTTGCagcgctttgacattttgcacaagccttttccaactgttGCTACATATGCTAGTATTGGGGAGCGACAGTCCAGTATGctaacactgtatgctaaaagcacattcaTGAACCTTGGTTTAGGGTGTTCTTGAACCACCGTCACATTCCTGGCGTATACGtatcaaaaacaacaagaatttCTATTGTTTGTCAATTTTATAGATTTGCATTTTCTAATACCAAAAACCTGATACCAAAGGGTAAAAAACGATTTCCTGTCTCATTTTCAGGGTCCTCGTTTCTGATGGCTGACCCCATTGGGCCCCTTCTGGACcaagatgaagaagaagctCTTTCTCCTTCCTCTTCCTTAGAGGTGAAGGTGCCAATGTCACCTTCCCTCTCTTTCTCCTCATGTGCATCTGTCCATTCTCCGTATCAGACCATGTCATTTTCCCCATTCTCCCCTGCCTCTCCACCTTGTTCTCCTCCAATTCACTCCTCATTCCTGGGGACAAAGGCCGAAGTGGACCTGCTTCCATTCTCCCTGCTGGGAGCCAATGACCTGCTTGACACCCATGACGTAGCAGGAGACGGCAAAGGTGAAGATTGctcttatttttactttactagCTCAGAATGTTGCTCTTTAATCAACAAACTGAATATTAATGGTGTGTTTTCTAATAGATGATGCTTTCGAGGACATGGACTGGATGTCAGAAAAAGTTGACTTGAGTGAATTTGACCTGGATTCTCTAATTGACTCCTGTTCACCTGCATCCTCTCCTGAGGACCTCCTGGCCTCCCTTGAGTCCCACGTTGACCTAAATCTGGACTCCTTTGAAGAAACCATTGGCGTCCGGCCCAACACTTCCAACTTAGGTCTTACGTCTCAGTCCTCCCCCATAGAAATCTCTTCACCAAAGAgggaaagggaagaagtggcTTGTGTCCAAGAGGTTGCTGAGAAACCCAACAGGTCTCCCTCCTCAACACCCTCATCTCCTTCTCCCTCCTTCACGCTTGAGCTGGGGAGTGAGGTGGATGTTGTAGATGCTGGAAAAACCGCCGCATCCCTCGCTGCAACCATCCTCTCAGATCCTAGTGGTGTCCTTCGGAGCACCAGCCCTATCGTGCTCTCCATTCCTTCATCTGGCCACTTAGTGGTGGTTCTTACCAACAAGGAGGCCCCCTCAATATCTATACCCAGTCAGCTGGTCGAAACGTCCTCGTCAAGCGATTGCGACAGCGACTCTGGCATCGACTCAGTCGCCGGATCGCCTCCCTCTCCTCCCACGTCCCCTATGCCCGGTTCCTCCAGAACCAAGCCCTACAGCAAACCCCAGTCTGCCTCCTCATCCTCCCCTAAAGCGGCCAAGGTCAAGTCGGTGTCTGGCGCTCCCAGGGTGGTCgagaagaagctgaagaagaTGGAGCAGAACAAGAC from the Oryzias melastigma strain HK-1 linkage group LG1, ASM292280v2, whole genome shotgun sequence genome contains:
- the atf4a gene encoding cyclic AMP-dependent transcription factor ATF-4, with the protein product MAMTLSQLALEDVEALCLGSSFLMADPIGPLLDQDEEEALSPSSSLEVKVPMSPSLSFSSCASVHSPYQTMSFSPFSPASPPCSPPIHSSFLGTKAEVDLLPFSLLGANDLLDTHDVAGDGKDDAFEDMDWMSEKVDLSEFDLDSLIDSCSPASSPEDLLASLESHVDLNLDSFEETIGVRPNTSNLGLTSQSSPIEISSPKREREEVACVQEVAEKPNRSPSSTPSSPSPSFTLELGSEVDVVDAGKTAASLAATILSDPSGVLRSTSPIVLSIPSSGHLVVVLTNKEAPSISIPSQLVETSSSSDCDSDSGIDSVAGSPPSPPTSPMPGSSRTKPYSKPQSASSSSPKAAKVKSVSGAPRVVEKKLKKMEQNKTAATRYRQKKRVEHELLNVELEELEKKNHELEEKAESISREIQYLKDLMEEVRKHRRGKSSLVA
- the LOC112137121 gene encoding apolipoprotein L3, with the protein product MHQTKATPPVPLPRKHLTSKATSLDEEQLRSNRSPEAPAETSPCPTKPPPVLPKTKIIRQKSEMIQTFPLYEEMQPPTYEEVLKDMDKHFYKNGHGAPPALPIKTPKSKPDIQTVATIDQPLSSMNMSWKDCYNDLKDKGASEKRIIETLAEYLYEEVQKYNSLMTEDGKSLREAIDDLRSIAANLNKVSKGTKIAGITGGATTALGGVAAAAGVILSPFTMGSSLALTAIGVGVATAGGVTGASAAITNKANFSSDKKKIQQTLQDFEDHHEKIRSCLEFIIEGIDQLKLHGVSTLSQTKTRSEKATKMLKMVTGDMSAMAGGKCTKVSGTIQGFALGMDLYFTKGKDGQKLKKDLKSKFAKNIEKLAEDLEEGFKELSDIFVLFGKHY